From the genome of Hymenobacter gelipurpurascens:
TAGGCCACTGCTGCTTCTGCCGGGGCTGCTGTGCTTGAGCTACAGCGCTGTAATCTTCTAAATAAAGCCGTGTCTTCTTGAGTGGCCTACGCAGCGATAAAGCAGGCTAAAAAGCGTAGCCAGGCTACTTTCACGGAATCCGTCGCACGGAAATTGCGTTAGTCTTTCCTATGCCTGCCCTCTCCCCCGACCTGCGCAAAGCGCTCCTCCACCTTCCCCAAAAAGAAAAAGACCAGCTTCTGGTGCGCCTCGTTGGCCAGGATGCCGTGCTGATAGAACAGCTCAGTTTCCGGCTGCTGGAAGGCGACGATGCGCTGGAGCAACGCCGCCTGCGCCTGCGCACCCAGGTAGACGACCCTGTGCGCGGCTACCACCAAACTCCCAACGACCTGCTGCACATTGTGCGCCAGCTGCAGGCCCGCCTGGCTTACCACACCCGCATTACCGGCGACCTGTTTGGCGAAATAGAACTGACGCTGCGCCTGCTGACCAATGTATTGCGCCATCAGCCCGACGCGGTTTCTCGGCTGCATGGTCCCACGCAGCCGCTGCTGCAGCACCTGGCCCGCCGCACCCACGATGCCCTCAAGCAAGCCGGCAAGCTGCACGAGGATTATCTGGTGGAGCTTTCGCCGGCCACCAACGAGCTGCTGGCGCTGCTGTACGCCTCGGCGGCGGCGCCTTTGGCCCGGGAGCTGGGCGTGCCGACGGGGAACTTGTAGAATGGTGAAGTGGTGAGGTGGGCGTTTCGCTGGCGCAAGTGGCGCAGTTAACTCCTTCAGAACATCGACTCCTTCCTTCACCTTTCCTGTATCCTTTACGGAGCGAAAGCAGTATTTGAGAGAACCACACCACGCTCTCTTCACCAATCACCCTCCGCTATGTCTGCTACGCCTTCTCCCGAACATGTGCGCGTGCCCCTGCACTTGTCTGCCACTGAGCTACACCAAGCCCTCGATGAGCTAGATGCTAAAATCCGGACTCTGCAAAACCGCGCCCACGCTACCACGGCCAACTCCCAGCACACCTACCACGAGCATATCGCGACTCTGGAAACTAAGCGCTCTAAGCTGGCCGCGCAGCTGAAAGATGCCCCCGAGGCCCAATCGCCGCCGTCTGATACCGACCGCAGCACCTGGGACGAAATCTGGCGCGGCATTGAAAACCTGCGCAACGACCTGCGAAACATCATCTAGGCCACTTGGGCGGCCTGCCCGGAGCGCAGATGTTTACTTTCCTTTTCTAGCAGTGGCCTAGCCAGTTGCTCCTGAAGCCCCGCCCGCCGCGGGGCTTTTTGTTTGGCACCAGGAGTACGGCCCCAATGTAGCTAGGCCACTCAGGCCGCCCAAAACTGTTCTGGCCCCCGGCATGCCTCCGCCACTCGGGCTAGGCGTAGCGCAGTTCGGCAGAAGAAATTACCGTTCACTGAAATTTGATTTCTGCCTTGAGGTTGAGAAACTAGGTTTGGACCATTCTACAACGCCTAACCTGCTTTCACCATGAAACTCGCTACCTCCCTCCGCTCCGTTAGCGCCGCCTTCCTATTACTGAGCACCAGCTTCCCGGCCACTCTCTCGGCCGCTCCCGCACCTTCCGCAACCGTAAAGGCTGAGGCTCCAGCTTCTCACCCCGCTTTCACGGTACAGGTGGTAGGCAAAGGCCGGCCCATGCTCCTGATTCCGGGCCTTACCTGCCCCGGCGCCGTGTGGGATGAGACGGTGGCGCACTACCAGAAGCAGTACCAATGCCACGTAGTATCATTGGCCGGGTTTGGTGGCACGGCCCCCCTGGCCAACCGGGAGCAGTTTCTGCAGCAAGTCCGCGACCAGCTACTGGCCTACATCAAAACCCAAAAGCTCAACCGCCCCATTGTGGTAGGCCACAGCCTGGGCGGTTTCCTAGGCCTCTGGATGAGCACGGTGCAGCCTGAGGCCATCGGCCCGCTCGTGATTGTGGATTCGCTGCCTTTCATGGCGGCCGTGCAAAACCCCGCTATGACGGTGGAGCAAGCCAAACCCATGGCTGAAGGCATGCGCCAGCAGATGAGCCGGGGCTCGATGCCCGTGGCACTTGCCCGCCAGACCTCTGCCAGTATGATGACCGATACGGCCCGCATCAGCCAGGCCACCCGCTGGAGCGTAGCCTCCGACCCCACCACCGTGGCCCAGGCCTATTATGACCTGATGACCAACGACTTGCGCCATGATATTGCCCGCGTGCAGCAGCCTACGCTGGTACTGGGCGCCTGGGCAGCCTACAAGCAGTACGGCTCCACCAAGGAAGGCACCCGCGCTATTTTCGAGCAGCAGTACGCCAAGCTACCTCAGCACCACGTGGAAATGTCGGAGGCGGGCAAGCACTTCCTGATGTGGGACGACACGCAGTGGTTCTTCGCTCAGACGGATGCATTTTTGAAGCAGAACAGCCTGGCCAGGAAGTAGGCCTTTCCGCTTCTCCCCTAACTTGCCCACGTGGCATCACCTCCTGGCTAGGCCAGTTGAGTGATGCCACGTGCCGGTTTGCCCTTTCGCTGTAACCTTGCTTATGTTCTCCTACGCCTCTGTGCCCGCCCCCGGCCGCTTGTATTGGCGCCTGCAGCTAATTGGCTGGGCGCTGTACTTCCTTTTCAACTTCGTAGTCTTCTCCGTCTTCGGTAAGGCTTCCACCGATACTGGTCTTATTACGCTGCTGATTGTGGCTACTATGCTGGGGCTGAGCCACGCGTTGCGCTACCACATAGTGGCCAACGGCTGGCAACAGTTGGCGCCACTGCCCCTGCTAGGCCGACTGTTGGTTACCAATGCCCTACTATCGGTGCTGAGTCAGGTAATCATCTGGGGGCTGATTGCGTGGGTAGTACGCCCCAGTAGCACTGGCAAACCGCAGGGTTGGGCGGAGTTCATCGGGTATGCTTTCAACATCAACTTTGTGCTGTGGCTGTGGGCCGGCTTCTACTTCGGCTGGCATTATCTGCGCAGCTACAAACAGGCCGAGGTGGATAAATGGAAGCTCAGCGCGGCGGTGCAGGAAGCCGAAATGCGCACTCTGAAGGCCCAAATCAACCCCCACTTCATGTTCAACTCCCTCAACAACATCCGGGCGTTGGTGATGGAAGACCCCGCCCGCTCCCGCGACATGATTACGCACCTCTCCGACCTGCTGCGCTACTCCATTCAGCTCAACAGCGCCGAGCAGGTGCCGCTGGGTCGGGAACTAGAGATTGTGGAGCACTACCTGCAGCTGGAGGCCCTGCAGCTGGAAGAACGCCTACGCTATTCGCTTGATGTAGACCCCGCCGCTTTACCCGTGCTCATTCCGCCCATGACGTTGCAGTTGCTGGTGGAAAACGCCATCAAGCACGGTATTGCGCCGCGCCCCGAGGGTGGCCGCATTGTCCTTTCCGCGCAGCTGAATACTGGCCTAGGCCAGTTGCACGTGGCCGTTCGCAGCACGGGCCGCTACCAGCCCACTCCCGGCCACGAAGGCGTAGGCCTACGCAATGCCCGCGAGCGGCTGGCCCTGCTCTTTGGCCCAGCTGCCCACCTCGAAATCAGCAACGACGAAACTGCCGCTGACACAGTAGTAGCCCAGCTACAATTGCCCGTGCAGGCCTCTAGGCCAGTGCTGCTAGCTTAATTTCTTCTCCTCCTTAATTGACTTACTCGCTGCATGAAAGTCTTGCTCGTCGATGACTCTCGCCTGGCGCGCACGGAGCTGCGCCACTTGCTACAGGCCTACCCCGATGTGGAAATTGTGGGCGAAGCCCGCCACGCGGCGGAGGCTCGGGAGGCCCTGCAGCAGCTGCAGCCCGATTTGCTACTCCTCGATATTCATATGCCCGGCGAAACCGGCTTCGAGCTGCTCGCCTCCCTGGACCAGGCCCCGCACGTAGTTTTCA
Proteins encoded in this window:
- a CDS encoding sll1863 family stress response protein, which produces MSATPSPEHVRVPLHLSATELHQALDELDAKIRTLQNRAHATTANSQHTYHEHIATLETKRSKLAAQLKDAPEAQSPPSDTDRSTWDEIWRGIENLRNDLRNII
- a CDS encoding alpha/beta fold hydrolase, with product MKLATSLRSVSAAFLLLSTSFPATLSAAPAPSATVKAEAPASHPAFTVQVVGKGRPMLLIPGLTCPGAVWDETVAHYQKQYQCHVVSLAGFGGTAPLANREQFLQQVRDQLLAYIKTQKLNRPIVVGHSLGGFLGLWMSTVQPEAIGPLVIVDSLPFMAAVQNPAMTVEQAKPMAEGMRQQMSRGSMPVALARQTSASMMTDTARISQATRWSVASDPTTVAQAYYDLMTNDLRHDIARVQQPTLVLGAWAAYKQYGSTKEGTRAIFEQQYAKLPQHHVEMSEAGKHFLMWDDTQWFFAQTDAFLKQNSLARK
- a CDS encoding sensor histidine kinase gives rise to the protein MFSYASVPAPGRLYWRLQLIGWALYFLFNFVVFSVFGKASTDTGLITLLIVATMLGLSHALRYHIVANGWQQLAPLPLLGRLLVTNALLSVLSQVIIWGLIAWVVRPSSTGKPQGWAEFIGYAFNINFVLWLWAGFYFGWHYLRSYKQAEVDKWKLSAAVQEAEMRTLKAQINPHFMFNSLNNIRALVMEDPARSRDMITHLSDLLRYSIQLNSAEQVPLGRELEIVEHYLQLEALQLEERLRYSLDVDPAALPVLIPPMTLQLLVENAIKHGIAPRPEGGRIVLSAQLNTGLGQLHVAVRSTGRYQPTPGHEGVGLRNARERLALLFGPAAHLEISNDETAADTVVAQLQLPVQASRPVLLA